In Lineus longissimus chromosome 9, tnLinLong1.2, whole genome shotgun sequence, one genomic interval encodes:
- the LOC135493303 gene encoding uncharacterized protein LOC135493303, with protein sequence MSKISPGEKHAPKHDYEIGNATRLKKPLRNITVDFVTLNNTEPENSYNSHPPITSPTWSQVTALPLRNTTSITSEYENTRFKSKTTIDDLYKEYDPVTGIKTGGFFSGCLFLALMYMLYKKKCRKPSDSDSRRGSKSKVTIEEETMQVVTECMVPRVSRSPSQETTHLLNQQIVVEVETHPEPNLPDEEVNAFDATAEWVQTQPLDMHSLSDMSIVINIENASASPTDDEEYEEFYDESINLEPTVQENMLTVLNADMFPSPILLPSPILETCSDVGSIEDYPVPNLQMQQRNSISNPVSIPTIPSQVTRPKVRLGHKQRASSLKRPSDHDHRHMPSLCSNISNQKSRSSNTLHVRFSSDTMINKPKRKYRSQMSLRSNSCSSGSSRSSKRSDLSNRSDPSSKPLLKRITDKFTPSSGRWFKSCDHLPMDYSLQVSSHSEPDEQTSMLNKSHSMQDTTTL encoded by the coding sequence ATGTCAAAAATATCCCCCGGTGAGAAGCACGCACCGAAACATGATTACGAAATCGGGAACGCGACGCGTCTTAAAAAACCGCTGAGGAATATCACGGTTGATTTTGTGACGTTAAACAACACGGAACCGGAAAACAGTTACAATTCACATCCACCAATTACAAGCCCGACTTGGTCTCAAGTGACGGCCCTTCCATTGCGGAACACCACAAGCATCACCTCTGAGTACGAGAATACTCGTTTCAAAAGTAAAACAACAATTGATGATTTATACAAAGAGTACGACCCTGTGACTGGTATCAAAACAGGGGGCTTCTTCAGTGGATGTCTGTTCTTAGCTTTGATGTACATGCTATATAAAAAGAAGTGTCGGAAACCATCCGATTCAGACAGCCGTCGGGGATCTAAGAGTAAAGTCACAATTGAGGAAGAAACAATGCAGGTTGTCACAGAATGCATGGTGCCGAGGGTGAGTCGAAGTCCAAGTCAGGAAACAACGCATTTATTAAATCAGCAGATAGTGGTTGAGGTGGAGACGCACCCGGAACCCAATCTGCCCGACGAGGAGGTGAATGCTTTTGACGCAACAGCGGAATGGGTTCAAACGCAACCGCTAGACATGCACAGTTTAAGTGATATGAGTATTGTGATAAATATTGAGAATGCATCCGCGTCTCCTACAGACGATGAAGAATATGAAGAATTTTATGATGAGTCGATAAATCTCGAACCTACGGTGCAAGAAAATATGCTCACTGTCCTGAACGCTGATATGTTTCCGAGCCCGATCTTGCTACCGAGCCCGATTTTAGAGACGTGTAGTGATGTCGGTAGCATCGAAGATTACCCGGTGCCAAATCTACAGATGCAACAGCGCAATAGTATATCGAATCCTGTATCAATTCCGACCATTCCCTCGCAAGTGACTAGACCGAAAGTTAGACTAGGCCACAAACAACGTGCTAGTTCCTTGAAACGGCCCAGCGATCATGACCACAGGCACATGCCAAGCCTTTGCTCAAATATATCCAATCAAAAGTCCCGCAGTTCAAATACGCTGCACGTTCGTTTCAGCAGCGATACGATGATAAATAAACCAAAGCGGAAATACAGGAGCCAGATGTCGCTACGTAGTAACTCCTGCAGCTCTGGGAGTTCAAGGAGTTCAAAACGGTCAGACCTGAGTAACCGTTCCGATCCGTCAAGTAAACCACTTTTAAAACGAATAACGGATAAGTTTACGCCGTCATCAGGGCGCTGGTTCAAGTCATGTGACCACTTGCCTATGGATTATAGTTTACAGGTCTCGAGCCATTCAGAGCCCGATGAACAGACTTCGATGCTAAATAAGTCGCACTCCATGCAAGACACAACAACATTATAA
- the LOC135493304 gene encoding kynurenine/alpha-aminoadipate aminotransferase, mitochondrial-like isoform X1, producing the protein MNYTRFLTATSLARKPSPIRFLTEILAKSPPSMISLAAGQPNPSMFPFKESSFVLRDGTSIELDETSMNIALQYGSSKGYDPLLSWLRELQKKLHDPPLFNSENKETKTDLCMVSGSQDGLSKAFDMLVSRGDNVLVEIPCYPGTLTALRPKGANLIGVETDHQGMKPSSLREALSKWKPEDSKDPLSDIPKILYTVPNGGNPTGMSTTENRKKEIYQIAHEYDILIVEDDPYYFLQFNEVPIPSYLSLDIDGRVLRMDSFSKIISSGMRLGFATMSSTFVDRFVKNLMVSNYHPDCLVQVVITKLFHQWGMDGLLQHVNMVKGFYKDQKDAMILSAEKHLSGLAEWHEPLAGMFLWVKLKQVNDTNKLIMEKAIEKEVLLTPGNAFMINDQLPSPYLRAAFSLATPEKMDKGFERLSLLIKEEINANQQNK; encoded by the exons ATGAACTACACTCGATTTCTGACGGCTACCAGTTTAGCCAGGAAGCCATCACCGATTAGATTTTTGA CGGAGATCTTGGCCAAAAGTCCGCCGTCAATGATATCGCTGGCTGCAGGGCAACCCAATCCAAGCATGTTCCCCTTCAAAGAGTCCTCCTTTGTCCTAAG GGATGGTACTTCAATTGAGCTTGATGAAACATCTATGAACATTGCTCTACAATATGGCTCATCAAAAGG GTATGATCCTCTGCTGAGCTGGCTAAGGGAGCTCCAGAAGAAACTCCATGACCCTCCGCTGTTCAACAGTGAGAATAAAGAGACGAAGACCGACCTGTGTATGGTGTCTGGTAGTCAAGATGGGCTCAGTAAG GCATTTGACATGTTGGTATCTAGGGGAGACAATGTTTTGGTGGAAATACCTTGTTACCCTGGAACACTCACAGCA TTGAGGCCAAAAGGGGCGAACCTGATCGGTGTAGAAACGGACCACCAGGGAATGAAACCCTCATCATTACGGGAAGCGTTATCGAAATGGAAACCTGAGGATAGTAAAGACCCGTTGTCTGATATTCCCAAGATTCTTTATACTGTACCCAATGGTGGTAATCCAACGGGTATGTCAACCACAGAGAATAGGAAGAAAGAGATTTATCAG ATTGCTCATGAATATGATATCCTGATTGTAGAAGACGATCCCTattattttcttcaatttaaTGAG GTCCCTATTCCTTCCTACTTATCCCTTGATATAGACGGTCGCGTGTTGCGAATGGATTCCTTTTCAAAGATTATTTCATCTGG AATGCGACTTGGCTTTGCCACAATGTCGTCCACGTTTGTGGACCGATTCGTGAAAAATTTGATGGTGTCAAACTACCATCCTGATTGTTTGGTCCAG gtggttattaccaagtTATTCCACCAGTGGGGTATGGACGGACTTCTACAACATGTAAACAT GGTGAAAGGCTTTTATAAAGACCAGAAGGATGCCATGATATTATCAGCAGAAAAACACTTATCAGGATTGGCGGAGTGGCATGAGCCTCTTGCCGGCATGTTCCTTTGGGTGAAGCTGAAACAAGTGAATGACACAAACAAACTCATCATGGAAAAGGCAATTGAAAAAGAG GTCTTACTCACCCCTGGTAATGCCTTCATGATCAATGATCAGCTGCCAAGTCCATATCTTCGTGCTGCGTTCTCTTTGGCTACGCCAGAAAAAATGGATAAG
- the LOC135493304 gene encoding kynurenine/alpha-aminoadipate aminotransferase, mitochondrial-like isoform X2, with protein sequence MNYTRFLTATSLARKPSPIRFLTEILAKSPPSMISLAAGQPNPSMFPFKESSFVLRDGTSIELDETSMNIALQYGSSKGYDPLLSWLRELQKKLHDPPLFNSENKETKTDLCMVSGSQDGLSKAFDMLVSRGDNVLVEIPCYPGTLTALRPKGANLIGVETDHQGMKPSSLREALSKWKPEDSKDPLSDIPKILYTVPNGGNPTGMSTTENRKKEIYQIAHEYDILIVEDDPYYFLQFNEVPIPSYLSLDIDGRVLRMDSFSKIISSGMRIAVVTAPSFFLEKLVAHMQVAGMHADSLSQVVITKLFHQWGMDGLLQHVNMVKGFYKDQKDAMILSAEKHLSGLAEWHEPLAGMFLWVKLKQVNDTNKLIMEKAIEKEVLLTPGNAFMINDQLPSPYLRAAFSLATPEKMDKGFERLSLLIKEEINANQQNK encoded by the exons ATGAACTACACTCGATTTCTGACGGCTACCAGTTTAGCCAGGAAGCCATCACCGATTAGATTTTTGA CGGAGATCTTGGCCAAAAGTCCGCCGTCAATGATATCGCTGGCTGCAGGGCAACCCAATCCAAGCATGTTCCCCTTCAAAGAGTCCTCCTTTGTCCTAAG GGATGGTACTTCAATTGAGCTTGATGAAACATCTATGAACATTGCTCTACAATATGGCTCATCAAAAGG GTATGATCCTCTGCTGAGCTGGCTAAGGGAGCTCCAGAAGAAACTCCATGACCCTCCGCTGTTCAACAGTGAGAATAAAGAGACGAAGACCGACCTGTGTATGGTGTCTGGTAGTCAAGATGGGCTCAGTAAG GCATTTGACATGTTGGTATCTAGGGGAGACAATGTTTTGGTGGAAATACCTTGTTACCCTGGAACACTCACAGCA TTGAGGCCAAAAGGGGCGAACCTGATCGGTGTAGAAACGGACCACCAGGGAATGAAACCCTCATCATTACGGGAAGCGTTATCGAAATGGAAACCTGAGGATAGTAAAGACCCGTTGTCTGATATTCCCAAGATTCTTTATACTGTACCCAATGGTGGTAATCCAACGGGTATGTCAACCACAGAGAATAGGAAGAAAGAGATTTATCAG ATTGCTCATGAATATGATATCCTGATTGTAGAAGACGATCCCTattattttcttcaatttaaTGAG GTCCCTATTCCTTCCTACTTATCCCTTGATATAGACGGTCGCGTGTTGCGAATGGATTCCTTTTCAAAGATTATTTCATCTGG AATGCGAATAGCGGTTGTGACGGCTCCTTCATTCTTCTTGGAGAAACTAGTAGCCCATATGCAGGTTGCTGGAATGCATGCTGACAGTTTAAGTCAG gtggttattaccaagtTATTCCACCAGTGGGGTATGGACGGACTTCTACAACATGTAAACAT GGTGAAAGGCTTTTATAAAGACCAGAAGGATGCCATGATATTATCAGCAGAAAAACACTTATCAGGATTGGCGGAGTGGCATGAGCCTCTTGCCGGCATGTTCCTTTGGGTGAAGCTGAAACAAGTGAATGACACAAACAAACTCATCATGGAAAAGGCAATTGAAAAAGAG GTCTTACTCACCCCTGGTAATGCCTTCATGATCAATGATCAGCTGCCAAGTCCATATCTTCGTGCTGCGTTCTCTTTGGCTACGCCAGAAAAAATGGATAAG